The Nocardia arthritidis genome has a window encoding:
- a CDS encoding SDR family NAD(P)-dependent oxidoreductase, producing MVPVLRADRDEAVTAISAATALWADGTELDMRALVPTARRIDLPTYPFQHNRFWLEGVSGGGDPAGLGQCPAEHPLLGAQLVLPGSGETVFTGRLSPSIQSWLAQHAVHGTAVLPGTAFVELALHAGGRLGCPAVGELTVEAPVVLPEQGGRQLQIVVGVPEEDGARPIAFYSREESEDDEWFRHATGRLDPAIQRPAAGPTSWPPQGATQLPTDDLYAELAVAGLDYGPVFRGVTAVWHSGAELFAEIELDEGTDVGAFGVHPALLDAALHPMSLLAADEQIRLPFSWTAVAVHTAGVRAARVRLRPRGENALAVDLFDADGAPVASVGALAVRPVAADQFTRAQDTLYRVEWIRLPSIDAAASDAVECTGLDRLTGAVPAAVGVRCPAGPVRTVTGQVLEWVREWLARKEFADSRLVMLTEGAVSVDGADVDPAQAAVWGLVRSAESEHPGRFVLVDGAEAGEWQRLIGFGETELAARDGMVWVPRLARVRAVATAETAPLDGTVVITGGTGALGAHVSEHLVTAHGARRLLLLSRRGERAPEAKELAARLTALGAEVRLVACDVADRDALGRAIAGETVTTVVHAAGVLDDGVIESMSPERLDSVLRAKAVAAWHLHELCPQAEFVLFSSAAGTLGSPGQANYAAANAFLDGLAQHRRAHGLPAVSLAWGLWETETGMGADGHRSGVAALSVDEGLRLLDTVMNSGMAVALPVKLELPGLRSRFGDQVPPLFRGLIPASSRRTAAGSGGAGRLRGLIAAADETEALRVVLDLVCGQVAGVLGHAGAAAVAADRSFQELGFDSLAALELRTALQTGTGLRLPSTLVFDYPTPVDLARHLLAELRDTARPTAVTTTTAVSDEPIAIVGMGCRFPGGVWSPEGLWGLVSEGREGISEFPDDRGWDVEGLFDPVPGRPGRSYTRHGGFLDQAAGFDAEFFRVSPREALAMDPQQRLLLEVSWETFERAGLDPTSLRGSRTGVFAGVMYHDYASRLGAVPEDVEGYLGVGNSGSVVSGRLAYVFGLEGPAVTVDTACSSSLVGLHLAVQSLRSGECDLALAGGVTVMATPDTFVDFSRQRGLAADGRCKSFSDDADGTSWAEGVGMLLVERLSDARANGHPILAVVRGSAVNQDGASNGLTAPNGPSQQRVIRAALAAAGLAASEVDAVEGHGTGTSLGDPIEAQALLATYGKDRSADHPLWLGSLKSNIGHAQAAAGVGGIIKMVQAMRFGVLPKTLHVDSPSSHVDWSSGAVSLLTEAQPWPETNRPRRAAVSSFGISGTNAHVILEQAPEPEPASEPVQPTGGADRVLPWLVSGRSAAAVAAQAARLRDWLMAEPEISAAQVAWSLATTRTAFGWRAAVVGTETQLREGISAIADGTIPTRSTGSDGKLAFLFTGQGSQRVGMGRELSKAFPVFASAFDEVCAEFDKHLDRPLREVIDSDPEALGRTEFAQCAIFAVEVALFELLRSWEITADVVIGHSIGEFAAAYVAGVLSMRDAVALVAARGRLMQRLPEGGAMVAIQAAEVEVVPLLVAGVSLAAVNSPAGVVISGDEEPVNRIAAVFAGQGRRTKSLAVSHAFHSARMEPMLESFAEVAGSLEFAEPRISFVSTVTGSSAEVADPRYWVGQVREPVRFADAVREAESLGVTRFVELGPDSVLTALAAESVSDANAVSVPVLRADRDETMTAITAATALWTDGVDVDMSAVIGGDRSQTVELPTYAFQHTRYWLEGVSAGGDPAGFGQRAAGHPLLGAQLVLPGSGETVFTGRLSLRTHSWLAEHAVHGTVLLPGTAFIELARHAGAQVGCPVIAGLTLELPLVLGDDPVDMHVTVATPDADGRRQVLVHSRSDGADADEPQSWLRHASGVLAPESIEPAPVPSWHTDTAEPLDLADLYTELAATGLEYGPLFQCLRAAWRAGSDVLAELALPENYEGATGFGMHPALVDSALHAIALGGFMEAATDAVRLPFAWSDVRLHAGGATRARLRITPAGPDAVSMSLFDDNGSPLLEIGMLEFRAVSADQLARADGGHRSMFALEWVPVPTGPAGPTPTWAVVGSDESALLPATGEHHATLSDLAESGVVPEVVLVSCQPESGVPQADYVHRALELVRTWLADDRFADSRMVLVTQGAVAVESPDPAQAAVWGLVRSAQSEHPGRFVLADITDTSMLPTALASDEPELAVRDGIVSAPRLTRARVRPAGSGLRAEGTVLVTGATGTLGAAVARHLITAHGARSLVLASRRGPDAPGAEQLRTELAELGAEVTMAACDVADRDALAGLLAGHEITAVVHTAGVLDDCTVTQLTAQRLDRVLRPKVDAALNLDELVDEGTQLVLFSSAAGTFGNPGQANYAAANAFLDAFAQRRHAAGRPTLSLAWGLWEAGLGAELDDRAQARMSASGVRALSDADGLELLDLALSGAEPLLLPVGLNVGAVLAAAGPGGIPPLLRGLVRAPIPHARAGHAELRQRLAEAGDEERAAIMLEFVRGRVAAVLGHAAAANIGPEQAFTELGFDSLAAVELRNQLVAAAGVPLPTTLVFDYPNSAAVADFLIGELATEPDAAGGVLADMERLIARLSANRPDAETAGQLRKQLQHALSILVSDADGAENLGERLDSASDEEMFEFIGKELGIS from the coding sequence ACATATCCTTTCCAGCACAACCGTTTCTGGCTCGAGGGTGTTTCCGGCGGCGGTGATCCGGCTGGGCTGGGCCAGTGCCCGGCCGAGCATCCATTGCTGGGTGCGCAGCTGGTGCTGCCGGGCAGCGGCGAGACGGTGTTCACCGGCCGGTTGTCACCGAGCATTCAGTCGTGGCTGGCCCAGCATGCCGTGCACGGCACCGCGGTGCTCCCGGGCACCGCATTCGTCGAACTCGCCCTCCATGCCGGAGGGCGGCTCGGCTGCCCGGCGGTGGGCGAGCTGACGGTGGAGGCGCCGGTGGTGTTGCCGGAGCAGGGCGGTCGGCAACTGCAGATCGTGGTGGGTGTGCCGGAAGAGGACGGCGCCCGGCCTATCGCCTTCTATTCCCGCGAGGAATCCGAAGATGACGAGTGGTTCCGGCACGCCACCGGTCGACTCGATCCGGCGATCCAGCGGCCCGCTGCCGGGCCAACCAGTTGGCCCCCGCAGGGTGCCACCCAACTCCCCACGGACGACCTGTACGCCGAACTCGCGGTCGCCGGTCTGGATTACGGTCCGGTCTTTCGCGGTGTGACGGCCGTATGGCACAGTGGTGCAGAGCTTTTCGCCGAGATCGAACTCGACGAAGGTACGGATGTCGGTGCGTTCGGCGTGCATCCGGCCCTGCTGGACGCCGCACTGCACCCGATGTCGCTGCTCGCCGCCGACGAGCAGATCCGGTTGCCGTTCTCTTGGACGGCGGTGGCCGTGCACACGGCCGGCGTGCGCGCCGCCCGAGTACGGCTGCGCCCGCGCGGCGAAAATGCCTTGGCGGTGGACCTTTTCGATGCGGACGGTGCGCCCGTGGCGTCGGTCGGTGCGCTGGCGGTGCGGCCCGTGGCGGCCGACCAGTTCACCCGCGCCCAGGACACGCTGTACCGGGTGGAGTGGATCCGGTTGCCGAGTATCGATGCGGCGGCGTCGGATGCCGTGGAGTGCACCGGGCTGGATCGGCTGACCGGTGCGGTACCGGCCGCGGTGGGTGTTCGGTGCCCGGCGGGTCCGGTGCGGACGGTCACCGGCCAGGTCTTGGAGTGGGTGCGAGAGTGGTTGGCGCGCAAGGAGTTCGCCGATTCCCGGCTGGTGATGCTGACCGAAGGCGCGGTATCGGTCGATGGTGCGGACGTCGATCCGGCGCAGGCCGCGGTGTGGGGTCTGGTGCGGTCGGCGGAGTCGGAGCATCCCGGCCGGTTCGTGCTGGTCGACGGTGCTGAGGCGGGCGAGTGGCAGCGTTTGATCGGGTTCGGCGAAACGGAGCTCGCCGCGCGTGACGGCATGGTGTGGGTGCCGCGGTTGGCCAGGGTGCGCGCCGTCGCGACCGCCGAGACGGCACCGCTCGACGGCACGGTCGTGATCACGGGTGGCACCGGTGCACTGGGCGCGCACGTGTCCGAACATCTGGTCACCGCGCACGGCGCCCGGCGATTGCTGCTGCTGTCCCGACGCGGTGAACGAGCGCCGGAGGCAAAGGAATTGGCCGCTCGATTGACCGCCCTCGGTGCGGAGGTGCGCCTGGTCGCCTGCGATGTGGCCGACCGGGACGCGCTCGGCCGAGCGATCGCCGGGGAGACCGTGACCACCGTGGTGCATGCGGCCGGTGTGCTGGACGACGGTGTGATCGAGTCGATGTCGCCGGAGCGGCTCGACTCGGTGCTGCGGGCCAAAGCGGTGGCGGCGTGGCACCTGCACGAGCTGTGCCCGCAGGCGGAATTCGTGCTGTTCTCCTCGGCGGCAGGCACTTTGGGCAGTCCGGGACAGGCGAACTATGCGGCGGCCAACGCGTTTCTGGACGGTTTGGCACAGCATCGCCGCGCCCATGGGCTGCCCGCGGTGTCGCTGGCATGGGGATTGTGGGAAACCGAAACCGGTATGGGCGCGGACGGCCACCGGTCCGGTGTGGCCGCGCTGTCCGTCGACGAGGGGCTGCGCCTGCTGGACACGGTGATGAATTCCGGTATGGCCGTGGCACTTCCGGTGAAGTTGGAGCTGCCGGGGCTGCGGTCGAGGTTCGGCGATCAGGTGCCGCCGCTGTTTCGTGGCCTGATTCCGGCATCGTCGCGCCGGACCGCCGCCGGATCCGGTGGTGCGGGTCGGCTGCGCGGACTGATCGCCGCGGCCGACGAGACCGAGGCACTGCGGGTCGTGCTGGACCTGGTGTGCGGGCAGGTCGCCGGAGTGCTGGGGCATGCGGGGGCGGCGGCGGTGGCCGCGGATCGCAGCTTCCAGGAACTCGGATTCGATTCGCTGGCCGCGCTGGAACTGCGCACCGCGCTGCAGACCGGCACCGGGCTGCGGCTGCCCTCGACCCTGGTATTCGACTATCCGACCCCGGTGGACCTGGCTCGGCATTTATTGGCGGAATTGCGGGACACCGCTCGGCCCACGGCGGTGACCACTACGACCGCGGTATCGGACGAGCCTATTGCGATTGTGGGTATGGGTTGTCGTTTTCCGGGTGGTGTGTGGTCGCCGGAGGGTTTGTGGGGTTTGGTTTCGGAGGGGCGGGAAGGTATTTCGGAATTTCCGGATGATCGTGGGTGGGATGTGGAGGGGCTGTTCGATCCGGTGCCGGGTAGGCCGGGGCGGAGTTATACGCGGCATGGCGGGTTCTTGGACCAGGCTGCCGGTTTCGATGCGGAGTTCTTTCGGGTCTCGCCGCGGGAGGCGTTGGCGATGGACCCGCAGCAGCGGTTGTTGCTGGAGGTTTCGTGGGAGACGTTCGAGCGGGCCGGGTTGGATCCAACTTCGTTGCGGGGCAGTCGAACCGGCGTATTCGCCGGGGTGATGTACCACGATTATGCGTCGCGGTTGGGTGCGGTTCCGGAGGATGTGGAGGGTTATTTGGGGGTGGGTAATTCGGGGAGTGTGGTGTCGGGCCGGTTGGCGTATGTCTTCGGGTTGGAGGGGCCGGCGGTGACGGTGGATACGGCGTGTTCGTCGTCGTTGGTGGGGTTGCATTTGGCGGTGCAATCGTTGCGTAGCGGTGAATGTGATTTGGCGTTGGCGGGCGGGGTGACGGTGATGGCGACGCCGGATACGTTCGTGGACTTTTCGCGGCAGCGCGGTTTGGCGGCAGATGGTCGGTGCAAGTCGTTTTCCGACGATGCGGACGGGACTTCATGGGCCGAGGGCGTTGGCATGCTCTTGGTCGAGCGGCTATCGGACGCGCGCGCGAATGGTCATCCGATATTGGCGGTGGTGCGTGGTTCGGCGGTGAATCAGGATGGTGCGTCGAATGGTTTGACCGCGCCGAATGGTCCGTCGCAGCAGCGGGTGATCCGGGCTGCGTTGGCCGCCGCTGGTCTGGCGGCGTCGGAGGTGGATGCGGTCGAAGGGCACGGCACCGGAACGTCTTTGGGTGATCCGATCGAGGCGCAAGCCCTATTGGCCACCTATGGAAAGGACCGGAGTGCCGATCATCCGTTGTGGTTGGGCTCGTTGAAATCCAATATCGGGCATGCTCAGGCTGCGGCGGGTGTCGGCGGCATTATCAAGATGGTGCAGGCGATGCGGTTTGGGGTGTTGCCGAAGACGTTGCATGTGGATTCGCCGTCCTCGCATGTGGATTGGTCGTCGGGCGCGGTGTCGTTGTTGACCGAGGCCCAACCGTGGCCGGAGACGAATCGTCCACGGCGAGCGGCTGTTTCGTCATTCGGGATCAGTGGGACGAACGCACACGTGATCCTGGAGCAGGCTCCCGAACCGGAACCGGCTTCCGAACCGGTACAACCAACCGGCGGTGCCGATCGGGTGTTGCCGTGGCTGGTGTCGGGTCGGTCGGCCGCGGCGGTGGCGGCGCAGGCGGCGCGGTTGCGAGATTGGTTGATGGCCGAACCGGAGATATCGGCAGCGCAGGTGGCATGGTCGTTGGCGACCACGCGGACGGCATTCGGCTGGCGTGCGGCGGTAGTCGGCACCGAAACGCAACTGCGCGAGGGTATCTCGGCGATCGCCGACGGCACGATTCCGACACGTTCGACCGGTTCGGACGGCAAGCTGGCTTTTCTCTTCACCGGTCAGGGCAGTCAGCGTGTGGGTATGGGCCGAGAACTGTCCAAGGCGTTCCCGGTCTTTGCGAGTGCCTTCGATGAGGTGTGTGCCGAATTCGACAAGCATTTGGATCGTCCGTTGCGGGAGGTGATCGATTCCGACCCAGAAGCATTGGGCCGTACCGAGTTTGCGCAGTGTGCGATTTTCGCGGTCGAGGTGGCGTTGTTCGAGTTGCTGCGGTCGTGGGAGATAACGGCGGATGTGGTGATCGGGCATTCGATCGGGGAGTTCGCTGCGGCGTATGTGGCTGGTGTGTTGTCGATGCGGGATGCGGTGGCTTTGGTGGCTGCGCGGGGTCGGTTGATGCAGCGGCTTCCCGAGGGTGGGGCGATGGTGGCGATTCAGGCTGCCGAGGTGGAGGTGGTGCCGTTGCTGGTAGCGGGTGTGTCGCTTGCGGCGGTGAATTCTCCTGCGGGGGTGGTGATTTCCGGTGATGAGGAGCCGGTGAATCGGATCGCGGCAGTGTTCGCGGGGCAAGGTCGTCGGACCAAGTCTCTTGCGGTGAGTCATGCGTTTCATTCGGCGCGGATGGAGCCGATGCTGGAGTCGTTCGCTGAGGTGGCCGGGTCGCTGGAGTTCGCTGAGCCGCGGATTTCGTTCGTGTCCACGGTAACCGGTTCGTCGGCTGAGGTGGCTGATCCTCGCTATTGGGTGGGGCAGGTTCGGGAACCGGTGCGGTTCGCCGATGCGGTACGCGAGGCCGAAAGTCTCGGTGTGACAAGGTTTGTCGAACTCGGCCCGGACTCCGTGCTGACCGCCCTTGCCGCAGAAAGTGTTTCGGATGCGAACGCGGTATCGGTACCGGTGCTGCGGGCCGACCGCGACGAAACTATGACGGCGATTACGGCGGCCACGGCACTCTGGACAGATGGCGTCGACGTCGATATGTCGGCGGTTATCGGCGGCGACCGGTCACAAACCGTGGAACTCCCGACATACGCCTTCCAACACACCCGCTATTGGCTCGAAGGTGTCTCCGCCGGAGGCGATCCCGCCGGGTTCGGTCAGCGCGCGGCGGGGCATCCATTGCTGGGTGCGCAGCTGGTGCTGCCGGGCAGTGGCGAGACGGTGTTCACCGGCCGACTGTCGCTGCGCACCCATTCGTGGCTGGCCGAGCACGCGGTGCACGGCACCGTGCTGCTCCCCGGCACCGCATTCATCGAGCTCGCCCGCCATGCCGGAGCGCAGGTCGGTTGCCCGGTGATCGCCGGACTCACCCTGGAACTGCCGCTGGTGCTCGGTGACGACCCGGTCGACATGCACGTCACCGTGGCGACGCCGGATGCGGACGGGCGGCGGCAGGTGTTGGTGCACAGCAGATCCGACGGCGCGGATGCGGACGAGCCGCAATCGTGGCTGCGGCACGCGAGCGGAGTGCTCGCCCCGGAATCGATCGAACCCGCTCCGGTGCCGTCGTGGCACACCGATACCGCCGAACCGCTCGATCTCGCGGATCTCTACACCGAGCTCGCGGCGACCGGCCTGGAGTACGGGCCGCTGTTCCAGTGCCTGCGCGCGGCATGGCGCGCCGGTTCGGATGTGCTGGCCGAGCTCGCGCTGCCCGAAAATTACGAGGGCGCAACGGGATTCGGTATGCATCCGGCGCTGGTCGACTCGGCGCTGCACGCCATTGCGCTCGGGGGGTTCATGGAGGCCGCGACGGATGCGGTGCGGCTGCCGTTCGCCTGGTCGGATGTTCGCCTGCACGCCGGCGGAGCCACCCGGGCCCGGCTGCGGATCACACCGGCCGGGCCGGATGCGGTGTCCATGAGCCTGTTCGACGACAACGGAAGCCCGCTACTCGAAATCGGCATGCTCGAATTCCGCGCGGTCAGCGCCGACCAACTCGCCCGCGCCGACGGCGGCCACCGGTCGATGTTCGCCCTGGAATGGGTGCCCGTGCCGACCGGACCGGCAGGTCCGACACCCACGTGGGCCGTGGTCGGATCGGACGAATCGGCACTGCTCCCCGCCACGGGCGAACACCATGCCACGCTGTCGGATCTCGCGGAGTCCGGCGTGGTCCCGGAGGTCGTGCTCGTCTCGTGTCAGCCCGAATCCGGTGTGCCGCAAGCCGATTACGTACACCGGGCACTCGAGCTGGTGCGCACCTGGCTGGCCGACGATCGGTTCGCCGACAGCAGGATGGTGCTGGTCACCCAGGGCGCGGTGGCCGTCGAATCGCCCGATCCGGCGCAGGCCGCGGTATGGGGTCTGGTCCGCTCCGCCCAGTCGGAGCATCCGGGCCGCTTCGTCCTGGCCGATATCACCGACACGTCCATGCTGCCAACGGCATTGGCGAGCGACGAACCCGAACTCGCGGTCCGCGACGGTATCGTGTCGGCGCCGCGGTTGACGCGGGCGCGAGTCCGCCCCGCCGGGTCCGGTCTGCGAGCCGAGGGCACGGTACTGGTGACGGGCGCCACCGGCACCTTGGGCGCCGCGGTGGCGCGACATCTGATCACCGCGCACGGTGCACGGTCGCTGGTGCTGGCGAGCCGACGAGGTCCGGACGCGCCGGGCGCCGAACAGTTGCGGACGGAGCTCGCCGAGCTGGGCGCCGAGGTGACGATGGCCGCCTGTGACGTGGCCGATCGAGACGCGCTCGCCGGTCTGCTGGCCGGCCACGAGATCACCGCCGTCGTACACACCGCGGGCGTACTCGACGACTGCACCGTCACGCAGCTGACCGCGCAACGGCTCGACCGCGTGCTCCGGCCCAAGGTCGATGCGGCGCTGAACCTCGACGAGCTCGTCGACGAAGGCACGCAGCTCGTGCTGTTCTCTTCCGCCGCAGGCACATTCGGCAATCCCGGCCAGGCGAACTACGCCGCGGCCAACGCCTTCCTGGACGCCTTCGCGCAGCGCAGGCACGCCGCGGGCCGGCCGACCCTTTCGCTGGCCTGGGGCCTGTGGGAGGCGGGCCTCGGCGCAGAGCTCGACGACCGGGCACAGGCCAGGATGAGCGCATCCGGCGTCCGCGCGCTGTCCGATGCGGACGGTTTGGAGCTGCTCGACCTGGCGCTGTCCGGTGCTGAACCGCTGCTGCTCCCGGTCGGCCTGAATGTCGGCGCCGTGCTCGCCGCGGCCGGGCCGGGCGGAATCCCGCCGCTGCTGCGCGGGCTGGTTCGCGCGCCGATCCCGCATGCGCGGGCCGGGCACGCGGAGTTGCGGCAGCGACTGGCCGAGGCCGGCGACGAGGAACGCGCGGCGATCATGCTCGAATTCGTCCGGGGGCGGGTCGCCGCCGTGCTCGGGCATGCGGCCGCCGCGAATATCGGACCGGAGCAGGCGTTCACCGAGCTCGGGTTCGACTCGCTCGCCGCGGTCGAACTGCGCAACCAGCTCGTCGCCGCCGCCGGAGTGCCGCTGCCGACCACCTTGGTCTTCGACTATCCGAATTCGGCCGCCGTCGCGGACTTCCTGATCGGGGAGTTGGCCACGGAACCGGACGCGGCCGGTGGTGTGCTCGCCGACATGGAGCGGCTGATCGCGCGGCTGTCCGCGAATCGACCGGACGCCGAAACCGCCGGACAACTCCGCAAGCAGCTGCAGCACGCGCTGTCGATATTGGTATCCGACGCGGATGGCGCGGAAAACCTGGGGGAACGCCTGGATTCCGCCTCCGACGAGGAGATGTTCGAGTTCATTGGCAAGGAGCTGGGAATCTCATGA